A genomic region of Candidatus Pseudomonas phytovorans contains the following coding sequences:
- a CDS encoding amino acid permease, whose amino-acid sequence MPVGNHSAHGQANEGGPLKRELGERHIRLMALGACIGVGLFLGSAKAIEMAGPAIMLSYIIGGLAILVIMRALGEMAVHNPVAGSFSRYAQDYLGPLAGFLTGWNYWFLWLVTCVAEITAVAIYMGIWFPDVPRWIWALAALGSMGAVNLVAVKAFGEFEFWFALIKIVTIIAMVLGGIGVIAFGFGNDGVALGVANLWSNGGFMPNGVTGVLMSLQMVMFAYLGVEMIGLTAGEARNPQKTIPQAIGSVFWRILLFYVGALFVILSIYPWNEIGSQGSPFVMTFERLGIKTAAGIINFVVITAALSSCNGGIFSTGRMLYSLAQNGQAPAAFARTSKNGVPRNALLLSIGALLLGVLANYLVPEKVFVWVTSIATFGAIWTWVMILLAQLKFRAGLTTAERKALKYRMWLWPLSSYLALGFLVLVVGLMAYFEDTRVALYIGPAFLVLLTVLYYAFRLAPKESQCVASTAS is encoded by the coding sequence ATGCCAGTCGGCAACCACTCTGCCCATGGCCAGGCCAATGAAGGCGGCCCGCTCAAGCGTGAACTGGGCGAACGGCACATTCGCCTGATGGCGCTGGGCGCCTGTATCGGTGTCGGTCTTTTCCTGGGTTCGGCCAAAGCCATCGAAATGGCCGGCCCTGCCATCATGCTGTCCTACATCATCGGTGGCCTGGCCATCCTGGTGATCATGCGCGCCCTTGGCGAAATGGCTGTGCACAACCCGGTCGCCGGTTCGTTCAGCCGCTATGCCCAGGACTACCTCGGCCCGCTGGCGGGCTTCCTCACCGGCTGGAACTACTGGTTCCTGTGGCTGGTGACCTGTGTCGCCGAAATTACTGCAGTGGCCATCTACATGGGTATCTGGTTCCCCGACGTGCCCCGCTGGATCTGGGCCCTGGCGGCCTTGGGCAGCATGGGTGCGGTCAACCTGGTGGCGGTAAAGGCGTTCGGTGAATTTGAGTTCTGGTTTGCGCTGATCAAGATCGTCACCATCATCGCCATGGTCCTTGGCGGCATCGGCGTCATTGCCTTCGGCTTCGGCAATGACGGTGTGGCCCTGGGTGTTGCCAACCTGTGGAGCAACGGCGGTTTCATGCCCAATGGCGTGACCGGGGTGCTGATGTCGCTGCAGATGGTGATGTTCGCCTACCTGGGTGTGGAAATGATCGGTTTGACCGCCGGCGAAGCACGCAACCCGCAAAAGACCATCCCGCAGGCCATTGGCTCGGTGTTCTGGCGCATCCTGCTGTTCTACGTCGGGGCGTTGTTCGTGATCCTGTCGATCTACCCGTGGAACGAAATCGGCAGCCAGGGCAGCCCGTTCGTCATGACCTTCGAGCGCCTCGGCATCAAGACCGCCGCCGGCATCATCAACTTCGTGGTCATCACTGCAGCGCTTTCGTCGTGCAACGGCGGCATCTTCAGCACCGGGCGCATGCTCTACAGCCTGGCGCAGAACGGCCAGGCCCCGGCGGCCTTCGCCCGCACCTCGAAGAACGGCGTACCGCGCAATGCGCTGCTGCTGTCGATCGGTGCGTTGTTGCTGGGCGTGCTGGCCAACTACCTGGTGCCGGAGAAGGTGTTTGTCTGGGTGACTTCGATCGCCACTTTTGGTGCAATCTGGACCTGGGTGATGATCCTGCTGGCGCAGCTCAAGTTCCGCGCGGGCCTGACTACCGCTGAGCGCAAGGCATTGAAGTACCGCATGTGGCTGTGGCCGCTGAGTTCTTACCTGGCACTGGGCTTCCTGGTACTGGTGGTCGGCCTGATGGCGTACTTCGAGGATACCCGCGTGGCGTTGTACATCGGCCCGGCGTTCCTGGTGCTGTTGACGGTGCTTTATTACGCGTTCCGGTTGGCGCCCAAAGAGTCGCAGTGTGTGGCTTCTACCGCTTCCTGA
- a CDS encoding FMN-binding glutamate synthase family protein translates to MSLSLLSRYAFFAACVLFTLASLPFTHHEWLWPFTLTTGVLSLIGLFDLLQQRHAVRRNYPILGNIRYLVEAIRPEIRQYLLESDSDALPFSRAQRSLVYARAKNEASDKPFGTLIDVYQSGFEFIGHSMRPAPLTDPSSFRIIVGGPQCSQPYSASIFNISAMSFGSLSANAIRALNQGAKLGNFHHDTGEGSISPYHREHGGDLVWELGSGYFGCRTPDGRFDPERFAAQARTPQVRMIEIKMSQGAKPGHGGILPKHKVTQEIAETRGVLMGEDCISPSRHSAFSTPIEMMQFIAQLRELSGGKPVGFKFCLGHPWEFMGIAKAMLETGILPDFIVVDGKEGGTGAAPVEFTDHIGVPLREGLLFVHNTLVGLNLRDKIKLGASGKIVSAFDIASVLAIGADWANSARGFMFAIGCIQSQSCHTNKCPTGVATQDPLRQRALVVPDKAQRVLNFHHNTLRALAEMLAAAGLEHPAQLEAKHLVRRISATEIKLFSQMHVFLKPGELLTGEVNGQFYSRMWQLARADSFEPHSEVAA, encoded by the coding sequence ATGAGCCTGTCACTTCTCAGTCGCTATGCCTTCTTCGCCGCCTGCGTGCTGTTCACCCTGGCGAGCCTGCCCTTTACCCACCATGAGTGGTTGTGGCCGTTCACCCTGACCACTGGAGTCCTCAGCCTGATCGGCCTGTTCGACCTGCTGCAGCAACGCCATGCAGTACGTCGCAACTACCCGATCCTGGGCAACATCCGCTATCTGGTCGAGGCCATCCGCCCGGAAATCCGCCAGTACCTGCTGGAGTCCGACAGCGACGCCTTGCCGTTCTCCCGCGCCCAGCGTTCGCTGGTGTATGCCCGCGCCAAGAACGAGGCATCCGACAAACCGTTCGGCACGCTGATCGATGTGTACCAGTCGGGCTTCGAATTCATCGGCCATTCCATGCGTCCGGCACCGCTGACCGACCCGTCCAGCTTCCGCATCATCGTCGGCGGGCCGCAGTGCAGCCAGCCATACTCGGCATCGATCTTCAATATTTCAGCAATGAGCTTCGGCTCGCTCAGCGCCAATGCCATCCGCGCGCTGAACCAGGGCGCCAAGCTGGGCAACTTCCACCATGACACCGGCGAAGGCAGTATCAGCCCCTATCACCGCGAGCATGGTGGCGACCTGGTCTGGGAGCTGGGCAGCGGCTACTTCGGTTGCCGCACGCCGGACGGGCGCTTTGACCCCGAACGCTTCGCCGCCCAGGCGCGAACCCCGCAGGTGCGGATGATCGAAATCAAGATGAGCCAGGGCGCCAAGCCCGGCCACGGCGGCATCCTGCCAAAACACAAGGTGACTCAGGAGATCGCCGAGACCCGGGGCGTACTGATGGGCGAAGACTGCATTTCGCCTTCGCGCCATAGCGCTTTCTCGACGCCGATCGAAATGATGCAGTTCATCGCCCAACTGCGTGAGCTGTCCGGCGGCAAACCGGTCGGTTTCAAATTCTGCCTGGGCCACCCGTGGGAGTTCATGGGCATTGCCAAGGCCATGCTTGAAACCGGCATTCTGCCCGACTTCATTGTTGTCGATGGCAAGGAAGGCGGTACCGGCGCGGCACCGGTGGAGTTTACCGACCATATCGGTGTACCGCTGCGCGAAGGCCTGCTGTTCGTGCACAACACGCTGGTTGGCCTGAACCTGCGCGACAAGATCAAGCTAGGGGCCAGCGGCAAGATCGTCAGCGCCTTCGACATCGCCAGCGTGCTGGCCATTGGGGCTGACTGGGCAAACTCGGCGCGCGGCTTCATGTTCGCCATCGGCTGCATTCAGTCGCAGAGCTGCCACACCAACAAATGCCCGACCGGCGTGGCCACGCAAGACCCGCTACGCCAACGCGCCCTGGTGGTGCCGGATAAAGCCCAACGGGTGCTGAACTTCCACCACAACACCTTGCGTGCCCTGGCCGAAATGCTCGCGGCAGCGGGCCTGGAACATCCGGCGCAACTGGAGGCCAAGCACCTGGTGCGGCGCATCTCGGCCACCGAGATCAAGCTGTTCTCGCAGATGCATGTGTTCTTGAAGCCTGGCGAGTTGCTGACCGGCGAAGTGAACGGGCAGTTCTATTCGCGCATGTGGCAACTGGCGCGGGCCGACAGCTTTGAGCCGCACAGTGAGGTGGCAGCCTGA
- a CDS encoding NUDIX domain-containing protein codes for MPNTIRIAAALLIDAQGRTLLVRKRGTEAFMQPGGKIDAGETPVQALVRELHEELGLRIDPAHAVYLGQFSAPAANEPGFEVQAELFRVDSAAAVLPAAEIEEVVWLAADQVPVMQLAPLTRDLILPLYRQVLNAPR; via the coding sequence ATGCCCAACACCATCCGCATCGCCGCCGCCCTGCTGATCGACGCTCAGGGCCGCACCCTGCTGGTGCGCAAGCGCGGTACTGAGGCCTTCATGCAGCCAGGCGGCAAGATCGATGCCGGTGAAACGCCGGTGCAGGCACTGGTGCGCGAGTTGCACGAGGAACTCGGCCTGCGCATCGACCCTGCCCACGCCGTGTATCTGGGCCAGTTCAGTGCCCCGGCCGCCAACGAACCGGGCTTTGAAGTGCAGGCCGAACTGTTTCGTGTCGACAGCGCCGCAGCCGTGCTGCCGGCTGCTGAAATCGAAGAGGTGGTGTGGCTGGCCGCAGATCAGGTGCCCGTCATGCAACTGGCACCGCTGACCCGCGACCTGATCCTGCCGCTGTACCGCCAGGTACTCAACGCACCGCGCTGA
- the metR gene encoding transcriptional regulator MetR: MLEIRHLKTLHALRESDSLVEAAERLHLTQSALSHQFKELEERLGLPLFVRKTKPIRFTSAGLRLLQLADATLPLLRGAERDIARLAGGTAGRLHMAIECHSCFQWLMPTIDQFRDAWPEVELDLASGFAFAPLPALARGDLDLVVTSDPLDLSGITYVPLFTYEAMLAVANQHALASKPYIVPQDLLDQTLITYPVERDRLDIFTRFLEPADIEPAAVRTSELTVMMMQLVASGRGVCGMPHWALHEYSSRGYVKGKRLGEKGLFATLYAAVRTDMLDAPYMRDFLLTAKDTSFATLDGVSAVR; the protein is encoded by the coding sequence GTGCTGGAGATCCGTCACCTGAAAACCCTTCATGCCCTGCGCGAGTCTGACAGCCTGGTGGAGGCCGCCGAACGCCTGCACCTGACCCAGTCGGCGCTGTCGCACCAGTTCAAGGAACTGGAAGAACGCCTGGGCCTGCCGCTGTTCGTGCGCAAGACCAAGCCGATCCGCTTCACCAGCGCCGGGTTACGCTTGCTGCAACTGGCCGATGCCACCCTGCCCCTGCTGCGCGGCGCCGAGCGTGACATCGCGCGCCTGGCCGGCGGCACTGCCGGGCGCCTGCACATGGCCATCGAATGCCACAGCTGCTTCCAGTGGCTGATGCCAACCATCGACCAGTTCCGCGACGCCTGGCCGGAAGTGGAGCTGGACCTGGCCTCCGGCTTTGCCTTCGCCCCGTTGCCGGCCCTGGCGCGCGGCGATCTGGACCTGGTGGTGACCTCCGACCCGCTGGACCTGTCGGGCATCACCTACGTGCCACTGTTCACCTACGAGGCGATGCTGGCGGTGGCCAACCAGCATGCGCTGGCCAGCAAGCCCTACATCGTGCCACAAGACCTGCTCGACCAGACGCTGATCACCTACCCGGTAGAGCGCGACCGCCTGGACATCTTCACCCGCTTTCTGGAGCCGGCCGACATTGAGCCGGCCGCTGTGCGCACCTCGGAGCTGACGGTAATGATGATGCAGCTGGTGGCCAGCGGCCGTGGGGTGTGCGGCATGCCACATTGGGCGCTGCACGAATACAGCTCGCGCGGCTATGTGAAGGGCAAGCGCCTGGGCGAGAAAGGCCTGTTCGCCACCCTTTATGCCGCCGTGCGCACCGACATGCTCGATGCGCCTTACATGCGCGACTTTTTGCTGACGGCCAAAGACACCTCGTTTGCCACCCTCGATGGTGTCAGCGCGGTGCGTTGA
- a CDS encoding alpha/beta hydrolase, which translates to MRAFWLFIFFIFSVPASFAEQRCDAHVPVQRADVGAVSLVYQSVGAPRDPALLLVMGLGGQLIHWPDDVVEALCRQGFRVIRYDNRDVGLSRWNQMPPSANLTVELLRYKLGLPVAAPYTLTDMADDGLRLMDTLGVRQFHVLGVSMGGMIAQHLAAMAPERVRSLTLVMSSSGAAGLPAPDPALVQLLARRSAPNREVAIEQQADLLAALGSPEVRDERAVLLHQAALAYDRAFNPDGAKRQIMAILAEPSRVELLNQLRVPTLVVHGTADPLLPVMHGVHLAAHIQGSKLRLIPGLAHRFQEQFKAPLLGAVLPYLQAHRQDVTHIAGL; encoded by the coding sequence ATGCGGGCTTTTTGGCTTTTTATTTTCTTCATATTCAGCGTACCTGCGAGTTTCGCCGAACAGCGTTGTGACGCCCATGTGCCGGTGCAGCGTGCCGATGTGGGCGCGGTCAGCCTGGTGTACCAGAGCGTCGGGGCGCCACGCGACCCGGCCTTGCTGCTGGTCATGGGCCTGGGCGGGCAATTGATCCACTGGCCGGACGATGTGGTCGAGGCGTTGTGCCGGCAGGGCTTTCGTGTGATCCGCTACGACAACCGCGATGTCGGCCTGTCACGCTGGAACCAGATGCCACCGTCGGCCAACCTGACGGTCGAACTGTTGCGCTACAAGCTGGGTCTGCCGGTAGCGGCGCCCTACACGCTGACGGACATGGCCGATGACGGCCTGCGCCTGATGGACACGCTGGGTGTGCGCCAGTTCCACGTACTGGGCGTGAGCATGGGCGGCATGATTGCCCAGCATCTGGCGGCCATGGCACCCGAGCGCGTGCGCAGCCTGACGTTGGTCATGTCCAGTTCAGGGGCGGCGGGGCTGCCGGCGCCGGATCCGGCGCTGGTGCAACTGCTGGCCCGGCGTAGTGCGCCGAACCGCGAAGTGGCCATCGAGCAGCAGGCCGACCTGTTGGCGGCGTTGGGCAGCCCCGAGGTACGGGATGAGCGTGCGGTGTTGCTGCACCAGGCGGCGCTTGCCTATGACCGGGCGTTCAACCCTGATGGGGCCAAGCGCCAGATCATGGCAATACTGGCCGAGCCCAGCCGGGTCGAGTTACTTAATCAACTGAGGGTGCCGACGTTGGTGGTGCATGGCACGGCCGACCCGTTGCTTCCGGTGATGCATGGGGTGCATCTGGCGGCGCATATTCAGGGCAGCAAGTTGCGTTTGATCCCGGGGCTGGCGCACCGCTTTCAGGAACAGTTCAAGGCACCGCTGCTGGGGGCAGTGCTGCCCTACCTGCAGGCGCATCGGCAGGATGTCACACATATCGCAGGGCTCTGA
- a CDS encoding GlpM family protein: MDLVFKAALGAGVVLLLAVLSKTRNYYIAGLVPLFPTFALIAHYIVGKGRSVADLKTTILFGMWSIIPYFVYLATLYVLVDRLRLETSLALATVAWLMAATVLVTLWVRMH, encoded by the coding sequence GTGGATCTGGTATTCAAAGCTGCCTTGGGCGCTGGCGTGGTGCTGCTGCTGGCGGTGCTGTCGAAGACGCGCAACTACTACATCGCCGGGCTGGTGCCGCTGTTTCCCACTTTTGCCCTGATTGCCCACTACATCGTGGGCAAGGGACGCAGCGTTGCCGACTTGAAAACCACCATCCTGTTCGGCATGTGGTCGATCATTCCGTACTTCGTGTACTTGGCGACCCTGTATGTACTGGTCGACCGCTTGCGCCTGGAGACGTCGCTGGCACTGGCCACGGTGGCCTGGTTGATGGCCGCGACCGTGCTGGTGACCTTGTGGGTGCGGATGCATTGA
- a CDS encoding sigma-54 dependent transcriptional regulator, translating to MNQAPLTVLIVEDDPHVLLGCQQALALEDIACEGVGSAEQALERIGDDFAGIVVSDIRLPGIDGLELLNRLKARDRSLPVVLITGHGDIDMAVGAMRNGAYDFMEKPFSPERLVDVVRRALEHRGLSREVVALRRQLAGQSSLEGRIIGRSPAMEHLRELIANVADTSANVLIEGETGTGKELVARCLHDFSRRQGQPFVALNCGGLPENLFESEIFGHEANAFTGAGKRRIGKIEHANGGTLFLDEVESMPINLQIKLLRVLQERTLERLGSNQSIAVDCRVIAATKADLDSLGQTGQFRSDLYYRLNVVTLELPPLRERREDILQLFEHFLQQSALRFDRETPTLDSQTLSRLMTHDWPGNVRELRNVAERYALGLPAFKKGPSGGASQGLGFAEAVEAFERNLLGDALQRTGGNLSQASQELGMAKTTLFDKVKKYGLG from the coding sequence ATGAACCAAGCGCCTCTTACCGTACTGATCGTCGAAGACGACCCGCATGTGCTGCTCGGCTGCCAGCAGGCACTGGCCCTGGAAGACATCGCCTGCGAGGGCGTGGGCAGCGCTGAACAAGCGCTGGAACGCATCGGCGACGATTTCGCCGGCATCGTCGTCAGCGACATTCGCCTGCCGGGCATCGATGGCCTGGAGCTGCTCAACCGCCTTAAGGCCCGTGACCGCAGTCTGCCGGTGGTGTTGATCACCGGCCATGGTGATATCGACATGGCAGTCGGCGCCATGCGCAATGGCGCCTACGATTTCATGGAAAAACCATTTTCCCCGGAGCGCCTGGTCGACGTGGTGCGCCGCGCCCTGGAGCATCGCGGGCTTTCACGCGAGGTGGTGGCCCTGCGCCGCCAACTGGCCGGGCAGAGCAGCCTGGAGGGCCGCATCATCGGTCGTTCACCGGCCATGGAACACTTGCGCGAACTGATTGCCAACGTCGCCGACACCTCGGCCAACGTGCTGATCGAAGGCGAGACCGGTACTGGCAAAGAACTGGTGGCCCGCTGCCTGCACGATTTCAGCCGCCGCCAGGGCCAACCCTTTGTGGCACTGAATTGTGGCGGCTTGCCCGAAAACCTGTTCGAAAGCGAGATTTTCGGCCACGAGGCCAACGCCTTCACCGGTGCTGGCAAACGCCGCATCGGCAAGATTGAACACGCCAACGGCGGCACGCTGTTCCTCGATGAAGTCGAGAGCATGCCGATCAACCTGCAGATCAAGCTACTGCGCGTGCTGCAGGAGCGCACCCTGGAACGGTTGGGCTCGAACCAGAGCATTGCCGTGGACTGCCGGGTGATCGCTGCGACCAAGGCCGACCTCGATAGCCTGGGCCAGACAGGCCAGTTTCGCAGCGACCTGTACTACCGGCTGAATGTGGTGACCCTGGAGTTGCCGCCGCTGCGCGAGCGCCGTGAAGATATCCTGCAGTTGTTCGAACACTTCCTGCAGCAATCGGCCCTGCGTTTCGACCGGGAAACCCCGACGCTCGACAGCCAGACCCTGTCGCGCCTGATGACCCACGACTGGCCGGGTAACGTGCGCGAATTGCGCAACGTGGCCGAACGCTATGCCCTCGGCCTGCCGGCATTCAAGAAAGGCCCCAGCGGCGGCGCCAGCCAGGGCCTGGGCTTTGCAGAAGCGGTGGAAGCGTTCGAACGCAACCTGCTCGGCGATGCCCTGCAACGCACGGGGGGCAACCTGAGCCAGGCCAGCCAGGAGCTGGGCATGGCCAAGACCACGCTGTTCGACAAAGTGAAAAAGTACGGCCTCGGCTGA
- a CDS encoding ATP-binding protein, producing the protein MKCDPSLLLPAKPAVNSRLIRQLLLPPLIILLMIGLGLAGYLISENNGIRTLSENGERQLELHARTVESEISKYTYLPSLLELEDSVSHLLTDPDGGSRQAVNEYLEGLNRRSRSRAIFVLDTNGRVQATSNWRDADSFLGEDLSFRAYFQTAVRGEPGRFYGIGSTTGEAGYYLAHGLEEHGKIIGVAVIKVRLDTLEERWQRARLEAFVSDENGIIILSSDPARRLKSVRPLTPQIKERLARSLQYYWWPLNELQPLARETLADGVEKLTFPANSETAQGKQHEVAYLAQTRRLADTPWHFTLLTPLQDLRRESMVQGILVGVAFALLAILGIAWNERRKVIATRLAAREALEEANSQLERRIAERTADLRASNERLKGQIRERRHAEQTLRHAQDELVQAGKLAAIGQMSTSIAHELNQPLAALRTLSGNTVRFLERGALETASANLRTMNDLIDRMGRITASLRSFARRGDDSGQASLGKAVEATLQVLANRISACHLQLHHQFEDQQLAIDQTRLEQILVNLIGNALDAMAVQPLPELWLEGELQGDKYRLQVRDNGHGIDAEARKHLFEPFFTTKPGEHGLGLGLTLSASLAAAAKGSLNVEHPATGGTAFVLALPLVSPPSESAEHP; encoded by the coding sequence ATGAAATGCGACCCCTCGCTACTGCTCCCTGCCAAGCCTGCCGTGAATTCCCGTCTGATCCGCCAATTGCTGTTACCGCCCCTGATCATCCTGCTGATGATCGGCTTAGGGCTGGCTGGCTACCTGATCAGCGAGAACAACGGCATCCGCACCCTCAGCGAAAACGGCGAGCGCCAGCTGGAGCTGCACGCGCGCACGGTAGAAAGCGAAATCAGCAAGTACACCTACCTGCCGAGCCTGCTGGAGCTGGAAGACAGCGTCTCGCACCTGCTCACCGACCCGGACGGCGGCTCGCGCCAAGCGGTCAACGAATACCTGGAGGGCCTGAACCGGCGCAGCCGTAGCCGCGCAATCTTCGTCCTCGATACCAATGGCCGGGTACAGGCCACCAGCAACTGGCGCGATGCCGATTCGTTCCTCGGTGAAGACCTGTCGTTCCGCGCCTACTTCCAGACCGCCGTGCGCGGCGAGCCCGGGCGTTTCTACGGCATCGGCAGCACCACGGGCGAGGCCGGCTATTACCTGGCCCATGGGCTTGAAGAGCACGGCAAGATCATTGGCGTGGCGGTGATCAAGGTGCGCCTGGACACTCTTGAGGAGCGCTGGCAGCGTGCCCGGCTGGAGGCGTTCGTCAGCGACGAGAACGGCATCATCATTCTCTCCAGTGACCCGGCCCGGCGCCTGAAGTCGGTGCGCCCGCTGACACCGCAAATCAAGGAGCGCCTGGCGCGCAGCCTGCAATATTACTGGTGGCCGCTCAACGAACTGCAGCCACTGGCCCGGGAAACCCTGGCCGATGGCGTGGAAAAGCTGACCTTTCCGGCAAACAGTGAAACCGCACAGGGCAAGCAGCACGAAGTCGCCTACCTCGCCCAGACCCGGCGCCTGGCCGACACGCCCTGGCACTTCACCCTGCTGACCCCGCTGCAGGACCTGCGCCGCGAGTCAATGGTGCAGGGCATTCTGGTGGGCGTGGCCTTTGCCTTGCTGGCGATCCTCGGCATCGCCTGGAACGAGCGGCGCAAGGTGATCGCCACCCGCCTGGCGGCCCGCGAAGCCCTTGAAGAAGCCAACAGCCAGCTGGAGCGGCGCATTGCCGAACGCACGGCAGACCTGCGCGCCAGCAACGAACGCCTGAAGGGCCAGATTCGCGAACGCCGGCATGCCGAGCAGACCTTGCGCCACGCCCAGGACGAGCTGGTGCAGGCGGGCAAGCTGGCCGCCATCGGGCAGATGTCCACCAGCATTGCCCATGAGCTTAACCAGCCGCTGGCCGCGCTGCGCACGTTGTCTGGCAACACCGTGCGTTTCCTCGAACGCGGGGCACTGGAAACCGCCAGCGCCAACCTGCGCACCATGAACGACCTGATCGACCGCATGGGGCGCATCACCGCCAGCCTGCGCTCGTTCGCCCGGCGTGGTGACGACAGCGGGCAGGCCTCGCTGGGCAAGGCCGTGGAGGCCACCTTGCAGGTGTTGGCCAACCGCATCAGCGCCTGCCATTTGCAGTTGCACCACCAGTTCGAGGATCAGCAACTGGCGATCGACCAGACCCGCCTGGAGCAGATTCTGGTCAACCTGATCGGCAACGCCCTCGATGCCATGGCCGTGCAACCGTTGCCCGAGCTATGGCTGGAAGGCGAACTGCAAGGCGACAAGTACCGCCTGCAGGTGCGCGACAACGGTCACGGCATCGACGCCGAGGCGCGCAAGCACCTGTTCGAACCTTTCTTTACCACCAAACCGGGCGAACATGGCCTGGGCCTGGGCCTCACCCTGTCGGCGAGCCTTGCTGCCGCCGCCAAGGGCAGCCTCAACGTCGAGCACCCCGCCACTGGCGGCACGGCCTTCGTCCTCGCCCTGCCCCTGGTCTCCCCCCCTAGCGAATCGGCAGAGCACCCATGA
- a CDS encoding amino acid ABC transporter ATP-binding protein yields MISIKNVNKWYGDFQVLTDCSTEVKKGEVVVVCGPSGSGKSTLIKCVNALEPFQKGDIVVDGTSIADPKTNLPKLRSRVGMVFQHFELFPHLSITENLTIAQRKVLGRSEAEASKKGLALLERVGLSAHAKKHPGQLSGGQQQRVAIARALAMDPIVMLFDEPTSALDPEMVSEVLDVMVQLAHEGMTMMCVTHEMGFARKVANRVIFMDKGSIIEDCTKEEFFGDQSARDQRTQHFLSKILQH; encoded by the coding sequence ATGATTTCCATCAAGAACGTCAACAAGTGGTACGGCGACTTCCAGGTACTGACCGACTGCAGCACCGAGGTCAAGAAAGGTGAGGTGGTGGTGGTCTGCGGCCCATCGGGCTCGGGCAAGTCCACGCTGATCAAATGCGTCAACGCGCTGGAGCCGTTCCAGAAGGGCGACATTGTGGTCGATGGCACCTCGATTGCCGACCCCAAGACCAACCTGCCCAAACTGCGTTCGCGAGTGGGCATGGTGTTCCAGCATTTCGAGCTGTTCCCGCACCTGAGCATCACCGAAAACCTGACCATTGCCCAGCGCAAGGTATTGGGCCGGAGCGAGGCAGAAGCCTCCAAGAAGGGCCTGGCCCTGCTTGAGCGCGTAGGGCTCAGTGCCCATGCCAAGAAGCACCCCGGCCAGCTCTCCGGCGGCCAGCAGCAGCGTGTGGCGATTGCCCGTGCCCTGGCCATGGACCCGATCGTCATGCTGTTCGACGAGCCCACGTCGGCACTGGACCCGGAAATGGTCAGCGAGGTGCTGGACGTGATGGTGCAACTGGCTCACGAAGGCATGACCATGATGTGCGTGACCCACGAGATGGGCTTTGCCCGCAAGGTCGCCAACCGGGTCATCTTCATGGACAAGGGCAGCATTATCGAAGACTGCACCAAGGAAGAGTTCTTTGGTGATCAGAGCGCCCGCGACCAGCGTACCCAGCATTTCCTCAGCAAGATCCTGCAGCACTAA
- a CDS encoding ABC transporter permease subunit (The N-terminal region of this protein, as described by TIGR01726, is a three transmembrane segment that identifies a subfamily of ABC transporter permease subunits, which specificities that include histidine, arginine, glutamine, glutamate, L-cystine (sic), the opines (in Agrobacterium) octopine and nopaline, etc.) yields MDMDFSEIIPALPALWGGMVMTLQLMVMGVVGGIALGTVLALMRLSSSKLLSRVAGAYVNYFRSIPLLLVITWFYLAVPFVLRWITGEDTPVGAFTSCVVAFMMFEAAYFCEIVRAGVQSISKGQMGAAQALGMNYAQTMRLIILPQAFRKMTPLLLQQSIILFQDTSLVYTVGLVDFLNSARSNGDIIGRSHEFLIFAGIVYFLISFCASWLVKRLQKRITV; encoded by the coding sequence ATGGACATGGATTTCAGCGAAATCATCCCCGCCCTGCCTGCCCTCTGGGGCGGTATGGTCATGACCCTGCAGCTGATGGTCATGGGCGTTGTCGGCGGTATTGCGCTGGGCACCGTCCTGGCACTGATGCGCCTGTCGTCGAGCAAGTTGCTGTCACGGGTGGCAGGCGCCTACGTCAACTACTTCCGCTCGATCCCGTTGCTGCTGGTGATCACCTGGTTCTACCTGGCGGTGCCGTTCGTACTGCGCTGGATTACCGGCGAAGACACACCAGTCGGTGCGTTCACCTCCTGCGTAGTGGCCTTCATGATGTTCGAGGCCGCATACTTCTGCGAGATCGTGCGCGCCGGCGTGCAGTCGATTTCCAAAGGCCAGATGGGCGCCGCGCAAGCGCTGGGCATGAACTACGCGCAGACCATGCGCCTGATCATCCTGCCCCAGGCCTTCCGCAAGATGACCCCGCTGCTGCTGCAGCAGAGCATCATCCTGTTCCAGGACACCTCGCTGGTGTACACCGTGGGCCTGGTGGACTTCCTCAACTCGGCACGTTCCAACGGCGACATCATCGGGCGCTCCCATGAGTTCCTGATCTTCGCCGGCATCGTCTACTTCCTCATCAGCTTCTGCGCTTCGTGGCTGGTCAAGCGCCTGCAAAAAAGGATCACCGTATGA